CGTGGGAGAATTACATAAGCGGAAAAGTTCAGCAGTCAATAGACTCAAAAAGTCAGTGGACATTAATTTTTGCGGCTTTTATTGCTGTAATGAGAGAGGGCGCGGAGTTGATATTATTTTACTCGGCAGCTTTCACCGGCGGAATGAGCAATCCCGTTTATATAGCTTATGGAATCGGCGCGGGGATTCTCGTGTTAATTGCCGTCTGGGTAGGATTTAGATATTTCAGCGTGAAATTACCTTTGCGGGCGTTCTTTATGTTCACGAGCATATTATTATTCTTAATGTGTATTTCTTTCATGGGTAAAGGAGTCGTCGAACTCACAGAAGCAGACGTAATAACCGGCTGGACAGTAATTCCCGCTATGAATGGATTTTCCATTGAGATTTTGAGCATTTACGACCGGGCCGAGACTTTGATCCCTCAAATAATGCTCGTTATAGCTGCAATATGGATAATGATTCCGCACATTTTCAGGCGAAAAAAGGATAAATAACCCGTCATGCTAGCTGACTCGGGAAGTTTATAAAAATTTTTGTAGGAGGTAAATATTTATCATGAAAAAATTAATCTTTGCTGTAATGATCTTAACACTTGCATTTAGTGCAGCAGCTTTTGGAGCTCAAGCCGTATCAGTCAAGCCCGGCCAAGCAGGTTTTGAAGAGATTCCCATCGGTGAGACTCAGGTCGGCCCCTATAACGTAGCAGCTGTATATTTTCAGGCAGTCGACATGTACCCGGCCGGTAAAAACCCTTCAAAGGAAGACTCAGACATGCATTTGGAGGCAGATATTCATTTGAAGCCAGCAGACGCAATTGCATACGGATTCGGCAACGGTGAAGACATTTGGCCGGCATATCTCACAGTAAAATATGAGATCGCGAAAATTGACGGCAAAGTCGTAATGGACGGCTCATTTATGCCCATGAATGCAGACGACGGCCCCCACTATGGAGCAAATATCAAAAAAGGTCTTCCCGTCGGTGTATACAAGCTGAAATTTATAATTGAGCCTCCGACTGATTATTTACTTCATACTGACCCGGAAACAGGAGTCCCCGCGAAAGAGAACGCAAAAAATTTCTTCCAGACATATACGGTCGTATTTGATTGGAATTACACAGGGGAGCAATTGCAATAATAAATCAGCGCGCATAATTCATAAAAATTTAACTGGGAGGCTTTGAGGCGATTCAGAGTCTCCCGAATTTATGTATTAAGGAGGAATCGAAAATTTTAAAGTATCTTGTCGCCGTTACTGATCATTTAGCGGCCTTTGCTTTTATGTTAGGAATAATATATAGTTTTTCACGTAGAAAATTTGTTATTATGGCCTCATTACTGGGAATAATTGCAGGTTCAATAATATTTGCGGTGCGTTTATATGATCCTAGAGGCATGAATTTATTATTAATAGCTTTTAATCGCCGCTTAGTAGTGAGTCTTGCTATAATCTCTATAATTTCTATAATTTTCACGAGCTTGACGGCTTTATTCAGGCAAAAATTTTTATGGCTCGCAAATCTTGTATTATTGTCAATTATGATATTTGCTGCGTTTATGTATTTGTTGCCGCCTATACTGCAATTTACGAGGGAATTTATTTATTTCGGTGAGGCAGGTATAAGCACGAACTCAATTTTGCGCGCGCTGGGTTATTCACTGGGAATATTTTTATGTTTATTAATAATTCTTTGCGGCTATGAAGTCCATAAATCTTTGAATACTGCGACTCAGAGTTATATATTTGTGCTCGTGTCATTAATTATATTTGCGCTTGAATATTTTGCGGCGGCCGTTGTTGCTTTACAAAAATTGAAAGTATTAAAAATTTCTGACTCGTTCATGAATATTTCAGTGTTTGACGTTATGATTTGGCATGACTCGAACCCTAACGCGTTTTTATTCGCTGAACTCGGACTCGCTGTCATAATGTTAATATTTGTGATAATTACTCATTTAAGGCCGTCTCACTCATTCCCGAATAAGGCACTATTACGCAAGGAAAAAGCAAGATTGCGAGATTCCCGCCGATGGTCAATGAGTCTGGCAATTTTCGGAACGCTGGCAATTTTTGTTGTTACTGTCTTGCACTATTACGACACAAAGCCCCCCGTTGAGATTCAGCCTGAGCCCTATGATATAGAAAACGGGATAATTTCTATAAAGCTCGAAAATATTTCAGACGGTCATTTGCATAAATTCTCGTATGTTACACCGAACGGCTATGATGTGAGATTTCTTGCTGTCAAGAAACCTGCGGGTAATGCTTACGGAGTGGGACTCGATGCCTGCGAAATTTGCGGGATTGCGGGATATTTTGAGCGCGGTGATGAAGAAGTCGTCTGCAAACGCTGTGATGTAGTCATGAATAAGAATACTATAGGATTCAAAGGCGGCTGTAATCCTATACCGTTTGATTATGAGATAAGAGAAGGCAAAATTTTTATAGATGTGAAAGTTTTAGAGGCTCATGAGAAGAGATTTAAATAATTATGTGCGATTAACATAAAAATTTTTACATGAAAAGAGGCATAAATATATAAAAATGTTCTGGAGAATGGTAAGTAAAACTCTGATTCGTCAAAAAAGTAAAATGTTAATGATCGCTTTCACTGTAATATTAGGAGTCTCGCTCTCTACTGCTATGATGAATGTAATGTTAGGAGTCGGCGACAAGGTTAATCGCGAGTTAAAAGTTTACGGCGCAAATATCACAGTCAGGCACAAGGACGCGGCACTAATGAGCGATTTATACGGCTTAACTGGACTCGGAGTAAATGATAAATTTTTACATGAAGAAGATATTTTGAAGCTAAAAACAATTTTCTGGGGATTTAACATTCTTGATTTTGCCCCTATGTTGGACGGACACGCTATTATGCAAATAAACGGCAGAGTCGCCGGTGATGTATCATTATTAGGAACTTGGCCGGAGAAACACGCAATTTTGTCAACTGGTGAAGAGTTAAATACAGGTTTAAAATCTTTGCGCACATGGTGGGACGTTAAAGGCGAATGGCTTAACGAGAAAGATTCGGACGCTGTAATGATAGGGAATTTGCTGGCCTCAAAAAATAATATACACGTCGGAGATTCTATAACTTTAATAAATAATGGCCTCGTCAAAAATTTTCGAGTCAAAGCTATATTCAATGACGGCGGGAATTCAGACTCAAAAATTTTAATGCCGCTTGAGTCAGTTCAGGAATTTATGAATTTACAGGGCAAAATTTCAAATATTGAAGTCTCAGCACTCACTACACCCGATAATGATTTAGCGAGAAAGGCAGCGCAAGATCCTAGAAGTCTTTCACCCGACGAATACGAAACATGGTACTGCACGGCATATGTCAGCGCGATATGTCATCAGATTCAGGAAGTAATAAGGGACGGAGTCGCAAAACCTGTTAGACAAGTTGCCGAGTCAGAAGGTACGATTTTGAACAAGACGACATTATTAATGATATTGATTACTATTTTAAGCTCAATCGGGTCGGCCCTGGCAATCTCAAATTTAATCACAGCGAGTGTAATAGAACGCAGTCAAGAATTAGGCTTGTTAAAGGCTCTGGGTGCTTATAACTGGCAGATTGCTTTACTCGTACTCGTTGAAGTAATGATGACGGGTTTATTTGGCGGCGTGCTCGGTTATTTTCTGGGAATCGGGTTTGCACAAATTATCGGGCAGACTGTTTTTGGCTCATATATTGAGATTGCTAGAATGGTAATTTTGATTGTAGCGATAATATTATTCTTTGTAACTTTAATAGGAAGTATTCCCGCGATTCGTTATTTAATGGCTTTGAAGCCTACGGAGGTTCTACATGGCAAATAGACAAAAAATGTATATTAAAATGGTAACGAGTTCACTAATCCGCCGAGCATCAAGATTAATTATTGCAGTTCTCGCTATAGCAATTGGAGCTACAATTTTATCGGGACTAGTTACGATTTATTATGACATTCCCGAACAGTTAGGCCGTGAATTTAGATCTTACGGAGCAAATTTGATAATACTTCCTAGAGGTGAAGCAAAGATTACACGTGAAACTCTTGACTCGTTAAAAAATTTAATCGGAATTAATAAACTCGTCGGCATAGCTCCATATCGTTATCAGACGGTAAAAATTAACGAACAGCCATATATAATCGCCGGGACAGAATTAGATCAAGCGCAAAAAAATAGTCCCTTCTGGTACATAGAAGGCAGCTGGGCAGACTCACGAGAAAATTTGCAGGTCATGATCGGCCACGAAATAGCGGAGACTCTAAATTTAAAGCTCGGTGATTCTTTCACAGTACAGGGCGTTAAATACGGCGAACAGGCTCAAGCGTCAGGTCAAAATCTTTCAGCAGTAGAGAATCAAAAAAGGGATTTAGCGCGTCAAAATTTTCACAAGTCTTTTACAGTCAGGGGCATTGTCTCAACCGGTGGAGCTGAAGAGGGATTTATTTTTGCGGATATTGACATGTTAAATAATTTAATCGGCGACACTTTTAG
The sequence above is a segment of the Synergistaceae bacterium genome. Coding sequences within it:
- a CDS encoding FtsX-like permease family protein, which encodes MANRQKMYIKMVTSSLIRRASRLIIAVLAIAIGATILSGLVTIYYDIPEQLGREFRSYGANLIILPRGEAKITRETLDSLKNLIGINKLVGIAPYRYQTVKINEQPYIIAGTELDQAQKNSPFWYIEGSWADSRENLQVMIGHEIAETLNLKLGDSFTVQGVKYGEQAQASGQNLSAVENQKRDLARQNFHKSFTVRGIVSTGGAEEGFIFADIDMLNNLIGDTFRADVIECSVIADSQELEKISAKIEHDLPDLQPRAVRRLTQSQDIVLGKLQALVLLVTVVVLIITMISVYTTMMAMVAERRREIALKKALGAENKFVMSELLGEGVLLGFIGGALGVWLGFEFAQRVSLNVFGRAINFQWALIPVTIIIFIAITVMASIIPVRKVMDIHPAIVLKGE
- a CDS encoding DUF2318 domain-containing protein codes for the protein MLGIIYSFSRRKFVIMASLLGIIAGSIIFAVRLYDPRGMNLLLIAFNRRLVVSLAIISIISIIFTSLTALFRQKFLWLANLVLLSIMIFAAFMYLLPPILQFTREFIYFGEAGISTNSILRALGYSLGIFLCLLIILCGYEVHKSLNTATQSYIFVLVSLIIFALEYFAAAVVALQKLKVLKISDSFMNISVFDVMIWHDSNPNAFLFAELGLAVIMLIFVIITHLRPSHSFPNKALLRKEKARLRDSRRWSMSLAIFGTLAIFVVTVLHYYDTKPPVEIQPEPYDIENGIISIKLENISDGHLHKFSYVTPNGYDVRFLAVKKPAGNAYGVGLDACEICGIAGYFERGDEEVVCKRCDVVMNKNTIGFKGGCNPIPFDYEIREGKIFIDVKVLEAHEKRFK
- a CDS encoding iron transporter codes for the protein MKKLIFAVMILTLAFSAAAFGAQAVSVKPGQAGFEEIPIGETQVGPYNVAAVYFQAVDMYPAGKNPSKEDSDMHLEADIHLKPADAIAYGFGNGEDIWPAYLTVKYEIAKIDGKVVMDGSFMPMNADDGPHYGANIKKGLPVGVYKLKFIIEPPTDYLLHTDPETGVPAKENAKNFFQTYTVVFDWNYTGEQLQ
- a CDS encoding ABC transporter permease encodes the protein MFWRMVSKTLIRQKSKMLMIAFTVILGVSLSTAMMNVMLGVGDKVNRELKVYGANITVRHKDAALMSDLYGLTGLGVNDKFLHEEDILKLKTIFWGFNILDFAPMLDGHAIMQINGRVAGDVSLLGTWPEKHAILSTGEELNTGLKSLRTWWDVKGEWLNEKDSDAVMIGNLLASKNNIHVGDSITLINNGLVKNFRVKAIFNDGGNSDSKILMPLESVQEFMNLQGKISNIEVSALTTPDNDLARKAAQDPRSLSPDEYETWYCTAYVSAICHQIQEVIRDGVAKPVRQVAESEGTILNKTTLLMILITILSSIGSALAISNLITASVIERSQELGLLKALGAYNWQIALLVLVEVMMTGLFGGVLGYFLGIGFAQIIGQTVFGSYIEIARMVILIVAIILFFVTLIGSIPAIRYLMALKPTEVLHGK